A single region of the Solwaraspora sp. WMMD791 genome encodes:
- a CDS encoding FtsX-like permease family protein, whose protein sequence is MKISDLVGSATTNTFRSKTRTLLTILAIFIGAFTLTLTSGLGTGINAYIDDTVMAIGASDVMSVVKTPDTDNGFGAADAGPAEYDPDTVSSGQDGPPGQTVVALTPADLDALADIDGVLDVQATRSISADYIQVGDGTRYVVDVGGLVAGQRTPLAAGSEPDDASSQLQLALPTSYVEPLGFADDAAAVGQTVSIAVTDAQRTQQVIEATIVGVAEETLATGGGVVPNDALTDALFDAQNTGVPVAEAQRYAQAAVWFDPAATDEQISALKDRLADAGYTGSTVADRLGAFRTVIDGIVWVLNAFAVIALLAASFGIVNTLFMSVQERTREIGLMKAMGMGSGKVFGLFSLEATVIGFLGSAIGAVLAVAAGTAISSALAGSFLSDLPGLTLIAFEPVSIAMIIGLVMAIAFLAGTLPASRAARADPVDSLRYE, encoded by the coding sequence GTGAAGATCTCCGATCTGGTCGGCTCGGCCACCACGAACACTTTCCGGTCCAAGACCCGTACGCTGCTGACGATACTGGCGATCTTCATCGGCGCGTTCACCTTGACGTTGACCAGCGGGCTGGGCACCGGCATCAACGCGTACATCGACGACACGGTGATGGCGATCGGCGCGTCCGACGTCATGTCGGTCGTCAAGACCCCGGACACCGACAACGGGTTCGGTGCCGCCGATGCCGGGCCGGCCGAGTACGACCCGGACACGGTGTCGAGCGGGCAGGACGGGCCACCCGGGCAGACGGTGGTCGCGCTCACCCCGGCCGACCTCGACGCGTTGGCCGACATCGACGGCGTGCTGGACGTGCAGGCGACCCGGTCGATCAGCGCCGACTACATCCAGGTCGGCGACGGTACGCGGTACGTCGTCGACGTGGGCGGGCTGGTCGCCGGGCAGCGGACCCCGCTGGCCGCCGGGTCGGAGCCGGACGACGCCTCGTCGCAGCTGCAGCTCGCGCTCCCGACGTCGTACGTCGAACCGCTCGGCTTCGCTGACGACGCCGCGGCGGTCGGGCAGACCGTCTCGATCGCGGTCACCGACGCGCAGCGCACGCAGCAGGTGATCGAGGCGACGATCGTCGGGGTGGCCGAGGAGACCCTGGCGACCGGGGGTGGCGTCGTGCCCAACGACGCGTTGACCGACGCGCTGTTCGACGCGCAGAACACCGGTGTCCCGGTCGCCGAGGCGCAGCGGTACGCTCAGGCGGCCGTCTGGTTCGACCCGGCGGCGACCGATGAGCAGATCAGCGCGCTGAAGGATCGACTGGCCGACGCCGGCTACACCGGGAGTACGGTCGCCGACCGGCTCGGCGCGTTCCGTACGGTCATCGACGGCATCGTCTGGGTGCTCAACGCCTTCGCGGTGATCGCGCTGCTGGCGGCGAGCTTCGGGATCGTCAACACCCTGTTCATGTCGGTGCAGGAGCGCACCCGTGAGATCGGTCTGATGAAGGCGATGGGCATGGGCTCGGGCAAGGTGTTCGGCCTGTTCAGCCTGGAGGCCACTGTCATCGGTTTCCTCGGCAGCGCGATCGGCGCGGTGCTGGCGGTCGCGGCGGGCACCGCGATCAGCAGCGCGCTGGCCGGCAGTTTCCTGTCGGACCTGCCGGGTCTCACGCTGATCGCCTTCGAGCCGGTATCCATCGCGATGATCATCGGCCTGGTGATGGCGATCGCGTTCCTGGCCGGCACGCTGCCGGCGTCGCGGGCGGCC
- a CDS encoding ABC transporter ATP-binding protein — protein MESPIISAVDVRKTYGRGANSFDALKGVNFDIHDGESVAILGKSGSGKSTLMHILALLDAPTSGTLTLNGVDTRTLRGSRLNQTRNKTFGFVFQQFFLTPNISVLDNVILPMKIAGVGRAERRRRGMAALEQLELADKAKNKAANLSGGQKQRVVIARALVNNPRIIFADEPTGNLDSATGAVVEDILFGLNRQNGITLIVVTHDEELASRCDRRILVRDGQLVSDSVAVPA, from the coding sequence ATGGAGAGCCCGATCATCTCGGCTGTCGACGTACGGAAGACGTACGGCCGGGGCGCGAACAGTTTCGACGCGCTGAAGGGAGTCAACTTCGACATTCATGACGGAGAGAGTGTCGCGATCCTCGGTAAGAGCGGATCCGGCAAGTCGACCCTGATGCACATTCTCGCGTTGCTGGACGCGCCGACGTCGGGCACGCTCACACTGAACGGTGTCGACACGCGTACGCTGCGGGGCAGCCGGCTCAACCAGACCCGGAACAAGACGTTCGGGTTCGTCTTCCAGCAGTTCTTCCTCACCCCGAACATCTCGGTCCTCGACAACGTCATCCTGCCGATGAAGATCGCCGGAGTGGGGCGGGCCGAGCGTAGGCGGCGCGGCATGGCCGCGTTGGAGCAGTTGGAGCTGGCCGACAAGGCGAAGAACAAGGCGGCGAATCTCTCCGGCGGGCAGAAACAACGGGTGGTGATCGCGCGGGCGCTGGTGAACAACCCACGGATCATTTTCGCCGACGAGCCCACCGGCAACCTCGACTCCGCCACCGGTGCCGTGGTGGAGGACATTCTCTTCGGCCTCAACCGGCAGAACGGCATCACCCTGATCGTCGTCACCCACGACGAGGAGCTCGCGTCGCGCTGCGACCGCCGAATCCTGGTCCGGGACGGCCAACTGGTCAGCGACTCGGTGGCGGTGCCGGCGTGA